GTTCTTgttaaaacaatttattatatCCCCAGTTACCTGATATTCATGCAagtcataagagaaaaaataagtgttcAGGTATGTTTCTCAGTTTCAGTAAGGTGAAATTTTGCGATTATTTTTACCTTATCTCAGATTATAAATGAAggatgtgtttttttgtttttcttttagagtaGATCATGAGAGTGAGTACATTAGAGctaagctatttttaattttaaaatgttttttttccttttttttttttttttaagttggattcATGCTAAGTACCAGGAAGTTCATTATTTGAGGTGTTGAATCTATGAGTTGTCAATTGTGTGATGTCTCCAGCCATGGAGATTTACTACTCTTTGAGttggaatcttcttttttttaagatcttatttatttattcatgagagagagaggcagagacatacgcagagggagaaccaggctctctgtgggaagcctgatgcaggactccatcctaggacccccggatcagggatcacaacctgagccaaaggcagagatgctcaaccactaagccacccaggagctccttgGTTGGAATGCCTTTATAGGGTTTTCCTTTTCAGTCACTGTACTCAGTGCTTTCTAATGAAAAAGTCAAATGTTATGAAAGGTCAGATTAAATTGCATGAaatagggagacagaacgtaaagactgctaactctgggaaacgaactaggggtggtagaaggggaggagggcggggagtgggagtgaatgggtgacgggcactgggtgttattctgtatgttagtaaattgaacaccaataaaaaataaattaaaaaaaaataaaataaattgcatgaaataaattaatatttgagtAGAAGATGACAACCTGGAGTTTTAGAAAGCAGcatgtaaaattcttttttgttggaTGGAGGTGGTGAGTAAGCAAATTGTTAAGAGGAGAACACACACAGAGTTTTTCTTTGTTCTAATGTGTTTCATCTAGTGGCATTCCATTTTGGGAGTGGAATGCTTATGCATTCCATAACCTCCAAATTTACTCTTCATTCCTCTCAAGGGGATATATGTATAGATTTAAATTTTATGGTGAAGAGAATGAGAGCCGTATGTTTTTGTCTGAAGGAGCATAATagcaaatacagaaaatttttaGAAGGTGATAATGGAGGTCTAAGCTACTGTTTAGACAGATGTGAGAGGAAAGGAAGATGCATGCCAGCAAACTGCAACAGACTCTTTCACCCCCACATTAGTAGTCCCTGACTCCAGAGATTTTTATCTCAAAAATCCTtgaaatgttttttgtttctctgtgaaTTCATTCGAATTTCAACTTGTTAACATTACTATAACTctgaaaatgtataataaattgaTATTTGGTCTTTCATTGCCTCCTGTCATTTTTGCCTCTTATGAAGTTATTTCTTTATGGAGGAGAATGGATGTGatagaaaaacataataaaactcCCTTGGATTTAAATAATACAGATTGCAAAAACAATCAGATACTCTTACTTATAAGATTTATATTACAAGAGAAGTACCAAGAAGGATTAAACATAATTAAACAGTCTCCTGGCATTCTAAAGGCTTTGAAGGCAAGATAGGGAAAGGTGAAAAGCTTCTTTCTACGTTAGCAAGGTTCAACTAAACTGCAATATTGAGTACATACCAAAAAGAGCATTAGCTTATAAACAAAGTGGAAATTTATTTCTAGCTTATCTAACAGCCATCATATTCCAGGTTGGCACCGTTCTACTTCACATAGTCTTTCAGAAATGCTTCTGTAGTGGCATTGTTATCTTCAACACATGGCTTCCAGAGCATCCTGGGAGCATCATCCCATTAGCCAGAAGGAAAAGCCTTGGCCTGAAGTAGCCCTTAACCTCAAAAACCTGGGAAACCTGGGAGATGGAGTCCAAATCTGcccagaaaggagaggaaaaagatttTGGTGACTACATAGTAATCTGTTTTACTTGTCTGCTTTTATATCCGTTCTTACCCCactgtattttttattactcTGTAACAATATCCTGTTAGTCTATAAGGTGTCTTCTAATCTGATTCCTGGCTACAGATGGCAGTGTTTGTTAACTTCAGATCTTATGAGAAATGGTATATTAATTCTTCTCAATCACCCACAGAATGACTACcctggaaaaaaactaaaaaggaggATTCAAAGGAAGCAGTTGGATTTTAAGATGTATAAAAATAAGACAAGGGCTATTTCCCAAAGAGGATGCTGAAGGAACCTCTCTTGCCTTCTCAGTCTTTTGAGAAGAATAGTGAGATAAGAAACCTCTCAGAAGAACAGTAGTTTCTGCTCTGAAGTGAGGTTGTAAGAAGTGTATCATTATGAATTAAATCAGCACATAGTTATCTTGgttcatatttataaattaaagctACATGTTAATTTCTACTGTGATTTTGAAAAGAGTTCAAGCTCATTAAAAGCTATATATTATGAAGGTATATAAAAGATGAGATTGTTGCAATTAGTAGTAGTTCattgaaaaaataggaaaatatattttgtttgttgaaTCTAAATATtagatctgtttttaaaagagttgTAATTCAACTGGTATTGAGTACAAAAGGGCTGTTTTACTTTTCACTAGAACTTAAGACAAAATAAACatacttctaaaaataaatgttctcctttttttctctaactTTCTAGATGTGACTTACCTAACAGAAGAGACGGTGTATGAAATTCTTGAattatgtagagagagagaggattatTCCCCTTTAATCCGTGTTATTGGAAGAGTTTTTTCTAGTGCTGAGGCATTGGTACAGAGCTTTCGGAAAGTCAAACAACACACCAAGGAAGAACTGAAATCTCTTCAAGGAAAGGATGAAGACAAGGatgaagatgaaaaggaaaaagctgCATGTTCTGCTGCTATGGAAGAAGATTCAGAAGCATCTTCTTCAAGGATAAGTGATAGTTCACAAGGAGATAACAACTTACAAAAAATAGGCCCTGATGATGTGTCTGTGGATATTGAGGCCATTAGAAGGGTCTATACCAGATTACtctctaatgaaaaaatagaaactgcTTTTCTCAATGCACTTGTGTATTTGTCACCTAATGTGGAATGTGACTTGACGTATCACAATGTATACTCTCGAGATCCTAATTATCTGAATTTATTCATTATTGTAATGGAGAATAGAAATCTACACAGTCCTGAATATCTGGAAATGGCTTTGCCATTGTTTTGCAAAGCAATGAGTAAGCTACCCCTTGCAGCCCAAGGAAAATTGGTTAGACTGTGGTCTAAATACAGTGCAGACCAAATTCGTAGAATGATGGAAACATTTCAGCAACTTATTACTTACAAAGTCATAAGCAATGAATTTAACAGTCGGAATCTAGTGAATGATGATGATGCTATTGTTGCTGCTTCAAAGTGCTTGAAAATGGTTTACTATGCAAATGTAGTGGGTGGGGAAGTGGACACAAATCACAATGAAGAAGATGATGAAGAGCCCATCCCTGAATCCAGTGAATTGACACTTCAGGAGCTTttgggagaggaaagaagaaataagaaaggtcCTCGAGTGGACCCATTGGAAACTGAACTTGGTGTTAAAACTCTGGATTGTCGAAAACCACTTATCCCTTTTGAAGAGTTTATTAATGAACCACTGAATGATGTTCTAGAAATGGATAAAGATTATACTTTTTTCAAAGtagaaacagagaacaaattCTCTTTCATGACATGTCCCTTTATATTGAATGCTGTCACAAAGAATTTGGGATTATATTATGACAATAGAATTCGCATGTACAGTGAACGAAGAATCACTGTTCTCTACAGCTTAGTTCAAGGACAGCAGTTGAATCCATATTTGAGACTCAAAGTCAGACGTGACCATATCATAGATGATGCACTTGTCCGGGTAAGTTGGGCTAATGCTTAAAAACTAGTATTAGAATAAATACCTAATGCTGGGGAGATTGTAATACAGTTCAGTGAATTCATTTTATAAGTAGactgcttaaaaaaattacatggcaTTACGTGGTATAGAAACATTTGGGCATTTTGTATTATAAGTGTAAATATTATACGTTTGTTGTTCCTGTCCAAATTTATAAATGTGTTCCACAAAGTATTGGTTGTCTTGAATAATGATCACTCTCTctttgggaaaaacaaacaaacagacttCTTAAGTATCAACAACTAACTCTAAAAGTTTCTTCTCTGTTCAGAAGACAAATGGATGTTGGAAAAAGACCTGAGCACAGGAACAAGGGGGAATGTGGACATACCAATAAGTATAAATGTCAAATCTTAACTGGGAAAAGTGGTATAATAAAATCATACCATAAAGAAATAAGTAGTATCCAAAAAAATTCCGTGACTTAAAATTTAGAGTTAGTGTGAAGTTGAAATGATCTGGGCAGTTTGGTGTGCTGCTCTAGTAAGAGTTCTGTTCATTCTGGATCATTTACAGGAGCCCCTGTATAGCACTACCTGACTGTGGTATTTTCTTACCACTTAAATATTTTGGAGTTGGTTGGAACTACTGGGAAAACATCAGCCATTCCAGGAATCTAAATTAATGGTGCTTTGTCATCAACCCAGTCCAGGGAGCTTGAGCTGGGAGAATATTGGGAACACAAGTACCCACTTCTAACTTCCTGTTTTTCCAGATTTGCTGCCTTTTGTTCATTACTTGcttctacaaaaattaaaaattttagtgcCCCCATTTAAGAACGGAGGCCTGGCCAGAAGATAGAAACCAATTGCCAATCACCAGCAACTTATTTTCCATAGTTTAGCAGAATGATGTAGAGTATCTGTATGACATGAGTGATGTGTTGTGAAAAATGTGTTGAAAATCTTGTAAATTTCAGTTGTTAGAGTAGAATTGCAAATCCCAAGACTATACACTTTATGGTTGGCTTCTTGGGTTGGGATCCTTTCATCTATCTCCAATAAAAACTATGCCTAGCCTTTAAAAAGCAGTGAAGTTATTCTCCATAAGATTCAATCCAgagttagaaatttaaaaaaaaaaaaattgtccaccTTCCTAATCCGCCTTCAGCTAAGAAATCTACCCAACTAATCTGCCTTCAATTAAGAAATCTACccaactttattttccttccccttgtttcccaccaccacctcctcttAGTAAAGCAAGGCTAAGAACCAATAAAAGTTTAAGTACTTGTTGTATACTTATTTTGTCATCTAGAATTTTGAGGAAACAGTCATTTTTGTTTATAAGGCCTTTTTAAAAGCAGGTTTTAAGGTAAAACTGGACTTTTTAATTATGCTGAGGTTTTTTAGTGAGTTCTGCTTAATTATGTCAAGCCAGAATATTATATTTGACCAATTTTAAACCAGGATTCACTAAATAATAAATGTACTTAACTGTTACCAGTTCATGAAAGTTCACTTCAGAAATCTTATGTATGAGGCACTTTGCTAAGCAgtagagatataaaaatgaattatgataCTAAGAAGCTTCTTAGGGACTAAAATACTCATATTAAGCaaatttattcttccttcccttttttcttttttttaatgacagaaaaggttaggagaaaaacatcaaaatagGCCTTGTGAGACAGTCAAATTgatcctattttaaaaaacattcatagCTGGTATGGTTATGATAAAGTCCTAGTATTTTAGGACAAACTACAACAAAAAGTAGTTTAAGGTCCTCTTAGCTGAACTCTGAAAAGTACTGATGGAATTTTAATATCTTACTCTTCAAGGATctactttacttttttcttaaagccTTATTCTTCCTCCTGTATCAGTTTGACAAAATAAAGCTATTGACCACTTTCTTATGACCTGCTAATTTGAACTAGAGAGTAGgttgggaagagaaaaagaaatgagaattttggtgagttcaatgttaataaGTAATTAAGGTTATAGgatcatatactttttttttttaagattttatttattcatgagagacagagacagagagagagaggcagagggagaagtaggctccatgcagggagccctacgtgggactctatcccaggtctccaggatcacaccctgggctgcaggcggcgctaaaccgctgcgccaccagggctgtcccagGATCATATACTTTAAAAGCTAAAAGGAGCCTTGCAGTTCATCTACTCATTAGtttacaaatgaggcccagaaaaTAGTGACTACATATATGGCACTCTAGGGTATGTTTCTGTGTTAGTTCTTATTTTTTAGTTATGAATTGTAAGGCTGACTGGCATGGTAGAAAAGAGGAGGAGTGGAGGAGTACCTTCAGTTAATAAttacagttttgctttttttttaataaaaaaatatgttcctTCACTTTCGTGTACCATGTAATTCAAAGACTAGCAAATTATGTCCTATGTAGGGTTTTTAGAGTaactgggttttgtttgttttaaagatttatttatttatttatttatttatttatttatttatttgagagagagcgtggggggggggtggcgcagAAGAAGTGGGaaagtgaatctcaagcagactcagcacagagcccgatgcagggctcgagatcacaaccttgagatgaggacctgagctgaaaccagcaGTTGggcccttaaccaactgagccacccaagcgccccagaGGAGCTGTTTCTGATGGCAGCTGAAGAATACTGTTTACAGTATTTTATTGAACCTTAGATACTATTGATTGGAGGACACACTATTATTTTCTTAgtactaaaagggaaaaaaaaaaaaagaagctgccaATTAGTTGTGAGATGCCATCAATTTTATGGTATATcctgatttcagagatgttaaaatgtgaaaaaggaaTTTTAGAACCAATGAAATAATGGTAAAATATAAGTTGTCTGGTCACAAGTAGGTATCTCAGAATCATTTAAGAACTACCCACACCTCTAAGTTACTGGAGTATTTCTCCCTGTGACTTTGATTAgttcttgttgttgtttcttaGAAAATCATACAGTGATACTCATGAGCTCACTTGAATTAAAACAATCCAAACTCATAAGgtttttacaatattttactaATAACATTTGcctatttgtatattcttttaaaagtagatgatttgtcatttttcttaGCATTCCCAGGGGGGAAAGGggtatgagattttattttactttttattttaggagATGATATTAGGAGAATATGGATATCATGAAAGACAGCATGGCCACCTGTCATGTACCCTAAAACTGTCTTCACatctgcatgtttttaaaaaaaaaaatccaagcttcTACCTTCTAGAGATTCAGATTAGGAGCTCTGATAATAGAGCCTAGGAATTCTATTTCTGGTAGTGCCCCCAGATATTCTGATAAAGCCAGACTACAAATCGATATTTGGGAAGATGGCGGTTGGTacagtttatatatacatatttattgaggccatttttaaggttttttttttgtttttttttgttttttaagattttatttattcatgagaaatagagagagagagaggcagagacataggcagagggagaagcaggctccatgccggaaatccaatgtggaactcgatcccggatctccaggatcatgccctgggctgaaggcagatgcccaaccaatgCGCCACCGAGGGGCCCCTATTGAGGCCAGTTTTATATACAAGTACATATTTAGGAAACTAGCAGTCTTTGAGAGCAGGTTTAGAATAAGGGTTGACAATGGTATGCAACTTGTTTCAGATTAGGCAGGCAGGTCCTAGAATTCTGGATTGGGATCTAAAGACTGAAAGGAATGGCTGAAATGTAAACTGAGTAGGAAAGTCCAAAAATACGAACTAGAGCTGATCAAGGTGATAAGCACAAATGAATAGCCCTACTACCAACTGTTTCCCTcagttccattcatttttttcctgagctgTGACAGGGCTATCTAACCGAGGCCCCAGCATTTTCCTTGGCAAACACCCTtagttataatttaaataaaacttgattcttttatttttcacaattgaTGATTACTTTAAGAATAATATCCTGTGCTGCTCTGAGTATGATTGATTTTATCTTGTACATTCAGTATATTGTGCTTAATGCAATGACCATTattgttttttatgatttattctaaatgaaatgaagaacTTCATACCTGATTTATGTCctcaaaagagataaaaagaatgaagtagatcTGCATAGATTCTCAGCATTATATaataaactaagaaaatgaaacttgTCAAACTTCTTAGTTTTATGTGTGAGACAAATGAAACTCAGATTCTGGCCTATAGAAATTAATGGCAGAATTGGAAATAGAACAAGGTCTATTGGTCTGCTGGTCTCACAAGCAGATGTGGTTATATGATATGGCTGTTACTCAAACATCTAAACTTTATATGTAAGATATAGAAAACTTCAACTGtttatagagaaatgaaaatgaacaaatgtaTCTGGATAATCTAAAGATCTTGTTCTAGTCAGTAGCTTGAAAGTGTAAACAAAGTGTTTAACCCTAGAGTCTAATAAGTTGAAGTTGCTTAAGCCAGCCATTCTTCAAGATCTTAGGTATTCTTAAGTATTAGGTCTATTTTATGTGACTACTACTTCTACTTAAATATCTATACTACTAAGGAATTTTTTCAGTTATGGATAAAGATGACTTTATCATAAGTAATAGTAGCCCAGAATACTATTTAAAGGATGGGGTTTTTCTTTTGACTCTTGTAAATCTGGCAAGtatgatatttttataataagatgTCATCCTACCTAGGTATTCTGGGAATGCTTTGATACcagatcaattttttaaaaaatgatctctcTAGGATTTCATCATCATGGCCAATTAAAAGTTCAGAAATTGAAAATCGTTTTGTCCAACAAttgatgaaatcaagagtcttagTAAGAAGAGGAAGTCATATAAGGAAGAGGTAGATTTCATTACATCCAgtctacttttgtttattttcccccaGCAATCTGTCTTTTTCCAGTCTCCTTATtaaactaatataaaatatattctactgtaagaaaatctgtatataaaaatacagctCTATGTACTATAAATGATTTCAATTCAAGGATGCATACAGATTCTCATTTTCACAATGTTCACTGACATAGTCTTTAAGTTTCCAAATATTCTTCATTCAAGGCagcttttgattttcaaaattctgttttaaatggTATATATGTATTACGGAGAGTTATACACCTTTACTGTTCTTAAATCATTCTCCATTTGAACATTGAGTCAGAAGTggttgttttaagaaaaataaaaataagtgcagTTCCTTAAGTTCCTTAATAATAATAGCCTTTATCAAAATGATAACTGgtaaattttaatgttaaaattaaaagtaaaagttgttttttaaaggtaGGCTACCcttgtatattatatgtaaatgataaaatgttataGAACCACTTAATAGATACTCAAGAATAATAATCTAACAGATAATAATAGGAAATTTTTAATTGTAGAGTTCAATTGCTTCAAATACCTATTTCTcaaatcattctttttcatgtttgcATTTGACATCCTGattctaaattaaatttattgtaaaaaataatatgtagaaaagggtaaagaagaaaataagtcacTTGTAATCTCAAAAAAGATTTTTGCTAATTGTTGAGAGTAGGAGGGCCTAGTATAGTAGTTAAGAGCTTGTTGCCTGGATTAGAATCTCTGTCTACCATTTACTCATACTGAAAACAAGTATTGAATCTCTCATTATTTTGggatcttcatctgtaaaatgggagtgataatATTACTGGCCATATAAGACTGTTGTGCAAATGAAGTGAATTGGtaaatgtaaagtgcttagaagagtGCCCTGGCACATAAGtgctatatattatttttgtgttgttattgaaatattttgttttatactgCCTGGGTTTGGTTTTCAGGCaaggttgaaaaaaattttagtacaaataaaagtaacaacaacaaaagctagTAGGTATATGGTATTATTGTACAGGGAATTCATCTAAGTGCTTCGCATGTATTAATTTTTGCTTAAtatatcattctcattttatagatgaaattagCAGAAAGATAAAGCTACATGATTACGATTAATTATGGAACATTGCAGTAAATTATTTTGGCACTtgggtgggggagcagagtgGAGATTGGTGGAGATGGACAGacgtaatattttaataataatgaagataaaattgTTTCAGTGAAAATACAAAGTGTCTTAGGTGTAGCTAAGACTATAACACATGGTCTCTGAATCCTGTAGAAATGACGCCAAATCCTTTAAAAGATATAATCACATTGATAATGGAGTCTGCTCTCATTTGTGAATATGAATGAGGAAGAACTATAGGATGCATAATTTAAATACcagataatcattttttttcaccTTGGAATGCATTATACTTTTGATATAAGCAGGTTTGTCTTTGTATTATAAGGGCATACATAAATATTGACTTATATTCCTTTAACACCTAGGCAGGTGGGAACTGGACGAAGGAAACTAGGAATGCGTTCCATGGCAATATGGGATGTTGGCGTGATGGGTAAACCACATTGGAGCTGACAATTCTGTTTTAGTTCTCagcattctttattttctgtggCTTGAAACAGGTTTCCAACTGGAACTATTTTTCCCcaagtttattttcaaaacttgGGACAGGCTGTAAAACCAGATAGTGAATCTTTTGTTCAGAGATCAAAGTTGTTTTAAAAGGTTGCAACATAATGTGTTATCTTAATAATATTGCCCACTCTAGAACTAactgttacatatttttattaagccTTCACATCTTTTCAGTATGAAGAATActatcccttttttttctttgcagatgaggaaacaggcttacTAGAGTTGCTtgctaaaattttaagtttaaaagttaAGTGATAGTTGGAACTAGCAGAATGTTCTGTCTCAGTCTTCACAACAGTCTGTCACAAAAATAAGTTATCCTAATACAACTTGGCATAAAAAGGATTTTGTAAACATCAGAGACCACTGTTGtacaggatattttttaaagctaaagaTTTTAAATTCACAGTATTATAGAACCCAGAAGTTGAAGATACCTAAGATCATTTCAGCCTTTGTTCTTAAAACCTTTTTGACTGCAGTACCAAGTAAGGTATTTTGCATAGCATAGGTACATATATGCGTATCTGTCAGTACATATAATTAGGTGCCATTACTATGTGGAATACTTTCTGACTTTCTCCCCTGATAGTTGGTTTGAAACCACTAAATGAATTGGGCTACCCCCTAACAAGTTGCAGATggcagtttgaaaaacattgaTCTAGGACAACTGACTTGATTCATgaattcatgatttttattttagtttttatagaCCTCCAAGAATATCCAAACTTCATCTAAAGTCACTACTTTAGGACTGTAGTATAGTTATTTCAATGATGTTTGCATTGctcaaatccatttttaaaatcctagttGTAATCATTAGTTGCAGTAATTTGAACACCCTTAAATATTCTGTTCCTTCAAAGTTAAAGTTTTTTAACAGCCAAATGGCATTTAAAGTCAGTGTATGTAGCAAATAACGTGGGTGATAGTGAGGGAATGCTGTTAGTAAATTtcagatacattaaaaaaagggggggcagtATAAATATTTCACATTAGAATTTAGTGTGGATTTTTCTGATCTCTTAGTGAC
The Canis lupus baileyi chromosome 2, mCanLup2.hap1, whole genome shotgun sequence genome window above contains:
- the UBE3A gene encoding ubiquitin-protein ligase E3A isoform X5, which produces MDNNAAAIKALELYKINAKLCDPHPSKKGASSAYLENSKGAPNNSCSDIKMNKKEGQGARDDFRDVTYLTEETVYEILELCREREDYSPLIRVIGRVFSSAEALVQSFRKVKQHTKEELKSLQGKDEDKDEDEKEKAACSAAMEEDSEASSSRISDSSQGDNNLQKIGPDDVSVDIEAIRRVYTRLLSNEKIETAFLNALVYLSPNVECDLTYHNVYSRDPNYLNLFIIVMENRNLHSPEYLEMALPLFCKAMSKLPLAAQGKLVRLWSKYSADQIRRMMETFQQLITYKVISNEFNSRNLVNDDDAIVAASKCLKMVYYANVVGGEVDTNHNEEDDEEPIPESSELTLQELLGEERRNKKGPRVDPLETELGVKTLDCRKPLIPFEEFINEPLNDVLEMDKDYTFFKVETENKFSFMTCPFILNAVTKNLGLYYDNRIRMYSERRITVLYSLVQGQQLNPYLRLKVRRDHIIDDALVRLEMIAMENPADLKKQLYVEFEGEQGVDEGGVSKEFFQLVVEEIFNPDIGMFTYDESTKLFWFNPSSFETEGQFTLIGIVLGLAIYNNCILDVHFPMVVYRKLMGKKGTFRDLGDSHPVLYQSLKDLLEYEGNVEDDMMITFQISQTDLFGNPMMYDLKENGDKIPITNENRKEFVNLYSDYILNKSVEKQFKAFRRGFHMVTNESPLKYLFRPEEIELLICGSRNLDFQALEETTEYDGGYTRDSVLIREFWEIVHSFTDEQKRLFLQFTTGTDRAPVGGLGKLKMIIAKNGPDTERLPTSHTCFNVLLLPEYSSKEKLKERLLKAITYAKGFGML